CTAATACAAGGGAGGATATCTCTGAACAAATTGACATTGAGACTCTTCTGACAGAGAATCAGGACCCTCAAAACATTAGAGTTTCGGACGGACAGGAAATGCTCATTAATTCAAAAATAATTCCCAATACCGGCTGGATTGTCATCAGTTTCATTCCTCTTAAAGAACTGACAAAGGATGTCAGAAAAATGACCTATACTCTAATACTCATTGGTGCTTTTGTATTTCTCCTGGCACTTGTCAGTACTATTAAATTATCTCAAACCATTACAAGTCCTTTGACAGACCTGACGAATCATATCAAAACCCTGGAAGATGGTAATCTGGTAAAGTATAAAATCGCCGAACGTGCCGATGAAATCGGAATATTGAATGACAGCTTCAACAGCATGATTGATCGAAATAAAGAACTGTTACGCAAGATTGACCGAAATGAAAAGAAAAAAAGGGAATATGAACTGGCCCTGTTACAGGCCCAGGTGAAACCGCATTTTCTTTACAACACTCTGGATATCATTTACCGCCTGGCTTCGTTGGGTAGAACAGAAGAAGTCATAAAAGCCACAAAAAACATTGCCGATTTTTATCGTATTGCCTTAAGCAAGGGAGATGAAATCATCCCCCTCAAAAGAGAACTGGAACTGGTTGAAAAATATTTGTATATCCAGAAAATTCGGTATCCTGATATTTTCGATTTCCGGATAGCTTTAAAAGGCACCATTGAAGACTATACAATCCCCAAATTTACCATACAGCCTCTTGTCGAAAATGCCATCTATCACGGGTTAAAAGTCAAAAAGGAAAAGGGAGTCATTGAAATAACAGGATCGAAGGAGAAGGATGCCATTCTCATTGAAGTTTCTGACAATGGTGTAGGCATGAGCCGGGAACAAATAGAACAAACCCTGGCTAAATCCATTGATATGAATCTTACAAAATCATTTGGAATCATCAATATAGATGAAAGATTAAAACTATATTACGGCCCTGATTATGGAATCACCATGAGAAGTGAGCCGAATGCAGGCACCACAGTCAGTATCAGAATAGGATTTAATAAAGAGGAAAGTATAAATGTTTAGAGTTCTGATTGTTGATGATGAACCTCTAGCCAGAGAGCATATCCGGGAAACTGTAGATTGGCAGAAGCTGGGCATAGAGGTATGCGGAGAAGCGTCAGACGGAACAGAAGCCCTGATAAAAATCAAAGAGTTACAACCTCAGATTATACTGCTGGACCTTATCATGCCTCTCATGGACGGCATGAGTCTGGCGGAACACATAAGCGAGAATAATCTGGATGTCTCAATGATCATCAGTACCGGCAGTGATGAATTTGAATTTGTGAGAAAAAGCATGAAACATGATGTCAAAGACTATCTGTTAAAGCCATTTGATATCAATGAGCTGGAACTTGCCCTCCTTCGTATAAAGAATCAGCTAACACTAGAGAACCAGAACAGAACCAGGAATAGAAATGCGATTCTCTACAATATGCTCACCAACCCCATTCAGGAGAATTTCAGCCTGGCAAGAAGTTATTATGATTTTGATAATAAGATATTTGAGATCGCCGTCATATATAACAAGAGTGAGGACAAAAGCCAGGAGGCTATAAACAGCCTGACCGGATTCTGCCGGAATCCCGACAAAATAATCTTTATTAAAAGCGGGATAAAACGCATCATCTGTTTTTCAATGACCGAGGAAATGACCACCGGGAATGAATTGGCCACCATATTGCAAAATTATCTCATAGAAAAACAATCCCCCTGGTCTGAAACCTTAATTGGTATAAGCAGGTGTAACAGAGACATTCTGACTATAGGAAAATCGTTGCAGGAAGCAACCGAGACTGTTAACAACGGCATTATATTCGGTGAAAAAGGAATCAAGAAATATAAAATAGCACAAAGTGACAAAACCAGATATTTTTACTCCTCAAAGGATCTTGAAAATCTCCTAGTTTCATTGAGAAAGGGAAACAGCCGAAAAGTCAAGGAACAGATAGATCTCATTTTTCAGCAATTAGTAAAAGAGAATGTAGAATATGATAATTTGCTAAAAATAAGTAATGGGCTGATTTCTCTGTGTTATTCGATGATGATCGAAAAAAACAATGATTTGCAGAACCTGTTGGATCAGGGAGATATGAAAATCATCTTCAATAACAGGAATATTGATCAAATTAAGCATGATGTCATCAGTTTTTATCAATCAGCCCTGCAGAATGTTCTGACAGGCAAGGTAACAAAATCGCAAAAAGTGGCACGGGGCTGCGTCAAAATTATTGAACAAAAATATGCCGATTCAGAGCTCTCCATCACCATGATTGCTGAGGAACTGAACTATGAAGTCAGTTATCTGAGGCGCGTATTCCGGAAAGAAATCGGAGATACAATTAACGGATATATCATTGGATACCGGATGCAGAAAGCCAAAGAGATTCTGCATAAAAAGAGATACAGACATTCGGAAATTGCCTCGATGATAGGGTATGAGGACGCTTCCTATTTTAGTAAGAGTTTTAAGAAATATGTAGGGATTTCGCCCAAAGAATTTGAAATTTCAAATTAGATTCTAAGAAAATAATTAAAAAAATGGGATGAATGTGTTCAGGAATTACATATTTGTCCCTGATTTTGCATTTACCGATCAAAAATTCCGCGCTTACAATAAACCATCATCTGTATGTCATTTGATAAAACTTAAAAAAGAGGAAGACATTATGAAACGAATTTTGGGTATGGTGTTAATGATCAGTCTGCTCACCGCAACACTGTGGGCCGCAGGGCAGAAAGAAGAGGCTGTCACAGCTGGAAAAACACCCATCAGACTCTACACCTACTATGCTGACAAAGCGGTAGTCATCGTAGACCAGGCAGTAGCCAGAGTGGAAGCAAAATACCCTGTAGAAATTGAAATCATTCACAGAGTAGATGCCACGGGTGTGGAACTGAAAACGATGGCAGCCGTTGGCAAACTGCCGGATATTTATGAAGTTACCGGTGAATCAATAATCAATACATTTCTGAAATCGGGTGATATTGCTCCCCTGGAAGCCGGTATGGAAAAATATGGCGTCATGAAAGATGTGAATGCGACCACATTAGGTTCTCTGGTCAACACCGATGGCCATACTTATGCGATGAACTTTGAAGCTCCGAGGAACTTCCTCATCTATTACAATGAAAAAGTATTCAAAGAAAATGGTGTCAAACTCCCTACAAATTATGATGAATTGCTGGCCGCTTCTAAAGTTTTTCAGCAAAACAAGATTATCCCTCTCGCACTGTTCGGTGCACAGCCCTGGCCCGGGATCATGCTTTTTGACAGCCTTGCCTCAAGATACAATCCCGGCGGCGTCAAGGCCTTAATGGATGGTTCTGCCAAGATTACCGATGCAGGATATGTGAAAGCAGCAAACCAGATTGTAGAGCTGGTTAATGCCGGATTTATTGGAAAAAGCTCATTTGCCACAAATGCATCACAGGCTTTTGAACTATTTAAAACAGGCAAAGCCGCCATGATAGGAAACGGAACCTGGTACCTTCTTGACGTGGCCTCCTATGGAGAAGGTTTCAACTACCTGGACAATCCCTTTGCAGAAGCAGGGAAAGAAGATCAGACCCGCTATGTCCGTTCCGGTGGTTCTTCTCAGGGTGGATGGACAGTCAATCCCAAAGGCACCAATGTTGAATTGTCTACTGAAATAGCCATCGAGTACTGTAAGGAAAGGGCCATAGCCAGTGTTGAATTGTTCGGAACAG
The sequence above is a segment of the Oceanispirochaeta sp. genome. Coding sequences within it:
- a CDS encoding response regulator, producing MFRVLIVDDEPLAREHIRETVDWQKLGIEVCGEASDGTEALIKIKELQPQIILLDLIMPLMDGMSLAEHISENNLDVSMIISTGSDEFEFVRKSMKHDVKDYLLKPFDINELELALLRIKNQLTLENQNRTRNRNAILYNMLTNPIQENFSLARSYYDFDNKIFEIAVIYNKSEDKSQEAINSLTGFCRNPDKIIFIKSGIKRIICFSMTEEMTTGNELATILQNYLIEKQSPWSETLIGISRCNRDILTIGKSLQEATETVNNGIIFGEKGIKKYKIAQSDKTRYFYSSKDLENLLVSLRKGNSRKVKEQIDLIFQQLVKENVEYDNLLKISNGLISLCYSMMIEKNNDLQNLLDQGDMKIIFNNRNIDQIKHDVISFYQSALQNVLTGKVTKSQKVARGCVKIIEQKYADSELSITMIAEELNYEVSYLRRVFRKEIGDTINGYIIGYRMQKAKEILHKKRYRHSEIASMIGYEDASYFSKSFKKYVGISPKEFEISN
- a CDS encoding ABC transporter substrate-binding protein, producing MKRILGMVLMISLLTATLWAAGQKEEAVTAGKTPIRLYTYYADKAVVIVDQAVARVEAKYPVEIEIIHRVDATGVELKTMAAVGKLPDIYEVTGESIINTFLKSGDIAPLEAGMEKYGVMKDVNATTLGSLVNTDGHTYAMNFEAPRNFLIYYNEKVFKENGVKLPTNYDELLAASKVFQQNKIIPLALFGAQPWPGIMLFDSLASRYNPGGVKALMDGSAKITDAGYVKAANQIVELVNAGFIGKSSFATNASQAFELFKTGKAAMIGNGTWYLLDVASYGEGFNYLDNPFAEAGKEDQTRYVRSGGSSQGGWTVNPKGTNVELSTEIAIEYCKERAIASVELFGTANPMTYEVTPEKPRHPAAQKYSDEISKFQSTTYFPWNIPNQEIGSALNDNHQSLLANAITADEFIAYMAKTIADNQ
- a CDS encoding sensor histidine kinase; this encodes NTREDISEQIDIETLLTENQDPQNIRVSDGQEMLINSKIIPNTGWIVISFIPLKELTKDVRKMTYTLILIGAFVFLLALVSTIKLSQTITSPLTDLTNHIKTLEDGNLVKYKIAERADEIGILNDSFNSMIDRNKELLRKIDRNEKKKREYELALLQAQVKPHFLYNTLDIIYRLASLGRTEEVIKATKNIADFYRIALSKGDEIIPLKRELELVEKYLYIQKIRYPDIFDFRIALKGTIEDYTIPKFTIQPLVENAIYHGLKVKKEKGVIEITGSKEKDAILIEVSDNGVGMSREQIEQTLAKSIDMNLTKSFGIINIDERLKLYYGPDYGITMRSEPNAGTTVSIRIGFNKEESINV